A genomic region of Mytilus edulis unplaced genomic scaffold, xbMytEdul2.2 SCAFFOLD_270, whole genome shotgun sequence contains the following coding sequences:
- the LOC139504565 gene encoding E3 ubiquitin-protein ligase Mdm2-like isoform X1, with the protein MFYGQHNYTISGQVTSSQVNMCNNPNLIVRQPPDTYSTLAGSNVSTLKQLTESHYITTEECEVNYPMVRPRREFLDLLKQVGASWEVLSRKEVCSYLKDYIGSRQLYNPNDPSIVFCKKDPLGKVFGVDKFTFTEATKLIDANCYQLPDSCMVKKEQLVAIPKKRSNSSNQVNQIVTVSCPKLIDILVHSPSTQTGEQQKKQNSFEGQTSDTSSNRAQNLSAASTGRRRHRWVSERGDSEPDIIAIELDADNDDDAIGVEVGTNGTEDVMSVEVDADRISFEYEVCSDEDDIISSTASVSGISDTNVVIICGDSDMEFWGDSDSSDSELSDGDKWTCTECDTKNSPLNGHCGHCKKVRPNWLPETTRKRRLEKMNSKDKALLSSSECSDISHISSKIQRRSSRDRLTSIELESDKDLIAEEEDSGISTLSRQQSSQENLAENKLKSYSSLIENSSTLGSFRTLLNFQTTASAKNKDEMTISNKIDKLDKPQKDLKLEKSSNIKEFENSQSQLGQCCICFSRPKTASIIHGCTGHQVCCYRCAKRLKRLAKPCPLCRRPIQKVIKNYSA; encoded by the exons atgttctatggtcag cacAATTACACTATAAGTGGTCAAGTAACATCAAGCCAAGTAAACATGTGCAATAATCCAAATTTAATTGTACGACAGCCTCCTGATACATACAGCACACTTGCAGGATCAAATGTATCTACTTTGAAGCAACTCACAGAGTCCCATTACATAACAACTGAAGAATGTGAGGTCAATTATCCTATG GTCAGACCCAGACGTGAATTTCTTGACCTACTTAAACAAGTAGGAGCATCATGGGAAGTGTTATCCAGAAAAGAG GTCTGTAGTTATCTGAAGGATTACATTGGTAGCAGACAGTTGTATAATCCAAATGACCCTAGTATCGTGTTCTGTAAAAAAGATCCTCTGGGAAAAGTATTTGGAGTTGATAAGTTTACCTTCACAGAAGCAAC GAAATTGATAGATGCCAACTGCTACCAGTTACCTGACTCATGTATGGTTAAGAAAGAACAATTAGTCGCTATACCAAAGAAAAGAAGTAATTCATCAAATCAAGTAAATCAG ATAGTGACTGTTTCTTGTCCAAAGTTGATTGACATACTCGTACATAGTCCCAGTACACAGACAGGGGAACAGCagaaaaaacaaaatagtttcGAAGGTCAAACATCAGACACGAGTTCTAACAGAG CACAAAACTTGTCAGCTGCATCTACTGGTAGGAGAAGACATAGATGGGTTTCT GAAAGGGGAGATTCTGAACCAGATATAATAGCCATCGAGCTAGATGCTGACAATGATGATGATGCTATAGGTGTAGAGGTTGGAACCAATGGTACTGAGGATGTTATGTCTGTAGAGGTTGATGCTGACAGAATCTCATTCGAGTATGAAGTCTGTTCAGATGAGGATGATATTATATCCAGCACAGCCAGTGTATCAGGAATCTCAGATACT AATGTAGTGATAATATGTGGTGATAGTGATATGGAATTCTGGGGTGATTCTGATTCAAGTGATTCAGAATTATCAGATGGG GATAAATGGACGTGTACAGAATGTGATACAAAAAATTCTCCTTTAAATGGTCACTGCGGACATTGTAAAAAAGTACGTCCAAACTGGTTACCAGAGACTACAAGAAAGAGACGTTTGGAAAAAATGAACTCGAAAGATAAGGCACTTTTATCTTCTTCTGAATGTAGTGACATATCGCACATCTCTTCAAAAATTCAACGTCGTTCTTCAAGAGACCGTCTTACGTCGATAGAATTGGAATCGGACAAGGATTTAATAGCTGAGGAAGAGGACTCAGGAATTAGTACTCTGTCCAGACAGCAATCTAGTCAAGAAAATTTagccgaaaataaactgaaatcaTATTCGTCACTGATAGAAAATTCTTCCACGTTAGGATCGTTTAGAACTTTGTTAAACTTTCAAACAACAGCATCGGcaaaaaataaagatgaaatgacaatatcaaataaaatagataaattggACAAACCACAAAAAGATTTGAAGCTTGAGAAAAGTTCAAACATTAAGGAATTCGAAAATTCTCAATCACAACTCGGTCAGTGCTGTATCTGTTTCAGCCGGCCTAAAACTGCCAGCATTATTCATGGCTGCACTGGACATCAAGTATGTTGTTATAGATGTGCCAAGCGACTGAAAAGACTTGCAAAACCATGCCCCCTTTGTAGACGACCTATTCAAAAGGTCATTAAAAACTATTCTGcctaa
- the LOC139504565 gene encoding E3 ubiquitin-protein ligase Mdm2-like isoform X2 codes for MHNYTISGQVTSSQVNMCNNPNLIVRQPPDTYSTLAGSNVSTLKQLTESHYITTEECEVNYPMVRPRREFLDLLKQVGASWEVLSRKEVCSYLKDYIGSRQLYNPNDPSIVFCKKDPLGKVFGVDKFTFTEATKLIDANCYQLPDSCMVKKEQLVAIPKKRSNSSNQVNQIVTVSCPKLIDILVHSPSTQTGEQQKKQNSFEGQTSDTSSNRAQNLSAASTGRRRHRWVSERGDSEPDIIAIELDADNDDDAIGVEVGTNGTEDVMSVEVDADRISFEYEVCSDEDDIISSTASVSGISDTNVVIICGDSDMEFWGDSDSSDSELSDGDKWTCTECDTKNSPLNGHCGHCKKVRPNWLPETTRKRRLEKMNSKDKALLSSSECSDISHISSKIQRRSSRDRLTSIELESDKDLIAEEEDSGISTLSRQQSSQENLAENKLKSYSSLIENSSTLGSFRTLLNFQTTASAKNKDEMTISNKIDKLDKPQKDLKLEKSSNIKEFENSQSQLGQCCICFSRPKTASIIHGCTGHQVCCYRCAKRLKRLAKPCPLCRRPIQKVIKNYSA; via the exons atg cacAATTACACTATAAGTGGTCAAGTAACATCAAGCCAAGTAAACATGTGCAATAATCCAAATTTAATTGTACGACAGCCTCCTGATACATACAGCACACTTGCAGGATCAAATGTATCTACTTTGAAGCAACTCACAGAGTCCCATTACATAACAACTGAAGAATGTGAGGTCAATTATCCTATG GTCAGACCCAGACGTGAATTTCTTGACCTACTTAAACAAGTAGGAGCATCATGGGAAGTGTTATCCAGAAAAGAG GTCTGTAGTTATCTGAAGGATTACATTGGTAGCAGACAGTTGTATAATCCAAATGACCCTAGTATCGTGTTCTGTAAAAAAGATCCTCTGGGAAAAGTATTTGGAGTTGATAAGTTTACCTTCACAGAAGCAAC GAAATTGATAGATGCCAACTGCTACCAGTTACCTGACTCATGTATGGTTAAGAAAGAACAATTAGTCGCTATACCAAAGAAAAGAAGTAATTCATCAAATCAAGTAAATCAG ATAGTGACTGTTTCTTGTCCAAAGTTGATTGACATACTCGTACATAGTCCCAGTACACAGACAGGGGAACAGCagaaaaaacaaaatagtttcGAAGGTCAAACATCAGACACGAGTTCTAACAGAG CACAAAACTTGTCAGCTGCATCTACTGGTAGGAGAAGACATAGATGGGTTTCT GAAAGGGGAGATTCTGAACCAGATATAATAGCCATCGAGCTAGATGCTGACAATGATGATGATGCTATAGGTGTAGAGGTTGGAACCAATGGTACTGAGGATGTTATGTCTGTAGAGGTTGATGCTGACAGAATCTCATTCGAGTATGAAGTCTGTTCAGATGAGGATGATATTATATCCAGCACAGCCAGTGTATCAGGAATCTCAGATACT AATGTAGTGATAATATGTGGTGATAGTGATATGGAATTCTGGGGTGATTCTGATTCAAGTGATTCAGAATTATCAGATGGG GATAAATGGACGTGTACAGAATGTGATACAAAAAATTCTCCTTTAAATGGTCACTGCGGACATTGTAAAAAAGTACGTCCAAACTGGTTACCAGAGACTACAAGAAAGAGACGTTTGGAAAAAATGAACTCGAAAGATAAGGCACTTTTATCTTCTTCTGAATGTAGTGACATATCGCACATCTCTTCAAAAATTCAACGTCGTTCTTCAAGAGACCGTCTTACGTCGATAGAATTGGAATCGGACAAGGATTTAATAGCTGAGGAAGAGGACTCAGGAATTAGTACTCTGTCCAGACAGCAATCTAGTCAAGAAAATTTagccgaaaataaactgaaatcaTATTCGTCACTGATAGAAAATTCTTCCACGTTAGGATCGTTTAGAACTTTGTTAAACTTTCAAACAACAGCATCGGcaaaaaataaagatgaaatgacaatatcaaataaaatagataaattggACAAACCACAAAAAGATTTGAAGCTTGAGAAAAGTTCAAACATTAAGGAATTCGAAAATTCTCAATCACAACTCGGTCAGTGCTGTATCTGTTTCAGCCGGCCTAAAACTGCCAGCATTATTCATGGCTGCACTGGACATCAAGTATGTTGTTATAGATGTGCCAAGCGACTGAAAAGACTTGCAAAACCATGCCCCCTTTGTAGACGACCTATTCAAAAGGTCATTAAAAACTATTCTGcctaa
- the LOC139504565 gene encoding E3 ubiquitin-protein ligase Mdm2-like isoform X3 has protein sequence MCNNPNLIVRQPPDTYSTLAGSNVSTLKQLTESHYITTEECEVNYPMVRPRREFLDLLKQVGASWEVLSRKEVCSYLKDYIGSRQLYNPNDPSIVFCKKDPLGKVFGVDKFTFTEATKLIDANCYQLPDSCMVKKEQLVAIPKKRSNSSNQVNQIVTVSCPKLIDILVHSPSTQTGEQQKKQNSFEGQTSDTSSNRAQNLSAASTGRRRHRWVSERGDSEPDIIAIELDADNDDDAIGVEVGTNGTEDVMSVEVDADRISFEYEVCSDEDDIISSTASVSGISDTNVVIICGDSDMEFWGDSDSSDSELSDGDKWTCTECDTKNSPLNGHCGHCKKVRPNWLPETTRKRRLEKMNSKDKALLSSSECSDISHISSKIQRRSSRDRLTSIELESDKDLIAEEEDSGISTLSRQQSSQENLAENKLKSYSSLIENSSTLGSFRTLLNFQTTASAKNKDEMTISNKIDKLDKPQKDLKLEKSSNIKEFENSQSQLGQCCICFSRPKTASIIHGCTGHQVCCYRCAKRLKRLAKPCPLCRRPIQKVIKNYSA, from the exons ATGTGCAATAATCCAAATTTAATTGTACGACAGCCTCCTGATACATACAGCACACTTGCAGGATCAAATGTATCTACTTTGAAGCAACTCACAGAGTCCCATTACATAACAACTGAAGAATGTGAGGTCAATTATCCTATG GTCAGACCCAGACGTGAATTTCTTGACCTACTTAAACAAGTAGGAGCATCATGGGAAGTGTTATCCAGAAAAGAG GTCTGTAGTTATCTGAAGGATTACATTGGTAGCAGACAGTTGTATAATCCAAATGACCCTAGTATCGTGTTCTGTAAAAAAGATCCTCTGGGAAAAGTATTTGGAGTTGATAAGTTTACCTTCACAGAAGCAAC GAAATTGATAGATGCCAACTGCTACCAGTTACCTGACTCATGTATGGTTAAGAAAGAACAATTAGTCGCTATACCAAAGAAAAGAAGTAATTCATCAAATCAAGTAAATCAG ATAGTGACTGTTTCTTGTCCAAAGTTGATTGACATACTCGTACATAGTCCCAGTACACAGACAGGGGAACAGCagaaaaaacaaaatagtttcGAAGGTCAAACATCAGACACGAGTTCTAACAGAG CACAAAACTTGTCAGCTGCATCTACTGGTAGGAGAAGACATAGATGGGTTTCT GAAAGGGGAGATTCTGAACCAGATATAATAGCCATCGAGCTAGATGCTGACAATGATGATGATGCTATAGGTGTAGAGGTTGGAACCAATGGTACTGAGGATGTTATGTCTGTAGAGGTTGATGCTGACAGAATCTCATTCGAGTATGAAGTCTGTTCAGATGAGGATGATATTATATCCAGCACAGCCAGTGTATCAGGAATCTCAGATACT AATGTAGTGATAATATGTGGTGATAGTGATATGGAATTCTGGGGTGATTCTGATTCAAGTGATTCAGAATTATCAGATGGG GATAAATGGACGTGTACAGAATGTGATACAAAAAATTCTCCTTTAAATGGTCACTGCGGACATTGTAAAAAAGTACGTCCAAACTGGTTACCAGAGACTACAAGAAAGAGACGTTTGGAAAAAATGAACTCGAAAGATAAGGCACTTTTATCTTCTTCTGAATGTAGTGACATATCGCACATCTCTTCAAAAATTCAACGTCGTTCTTCAAGAGACCGTCTTACGTCGATAGAATTGGAATCGGACAAGGATTTAATAGCTGAGGAAGAGGACTCAGGAATTAGTACTCTGTCCAGACAGCAATCTAGTCAAGAAAATTTagccgaaaataaactgaaatcaTATTCGTCACTGATAGAAAATTCTTCCACGTTAGGATCGTTTAGAACTTTGTTAAACTTTCAAACAACAGCATCGGcaaaaaataaagatgaaatgacaatatcaaataaaatagataaattggACAAACCACAAAAAGATTTGAAGCTTGAGAAAAGTTCAAACATTAAGGAATTCGAAAATTCTCAATCACAACTCGGTCAGTGCTGTATCTGTTTCAGCCGGCCTAAAACTGCCAGCATTATTCATGGCTGCACTGGACATCAAGTATGTTGTTATAGATGTGCCAAGCGACTGAAAAGACTTGCAAAACCATGCCCCCTTTGTAGACGACCTATTCAAAAGGTCATTAAAAACTATTCTGcctaa